The following proteins are co-located in the Spirosoma montaniterrae genome:
- a CDS encoding tetratricopeptide repeat protein, with protein sequence MNNLEFIEQYVTGQLSAAERTQFENALQTDPALADLLAFYVLSKHTAKAEAREQRRAELDALRHQLAQPPTASEGADSRVRSLWSAPMRWAAAASVVLLLGLGWYFLRDTVSTANPRQLADAYISRNYDQLTTTMSGGTTDSLTQGIGLYNEKKFSEAEAVFEQLLTQQPNNDRVLKFAGIVALRQQKYDQAIARFNRLSQRTDLFSNPGTFLEALARLQRNRPMDKEQAKKLLNEVVVKNLEGKAEAEQLLSTY encoded by the coding sequence ATGAATAATCTTGAATTCATTGAACAATATGTAACGGGTCAGCTTTCGGCTGCCGAACGAACTCAGTTTGAAAATGCGCTGCAAACAGACCCGGCCTTAGCCGATTTGCTGGCTTTTTACGTCCTATCCAAACACACCGCCAAAGCCGAAGCCCGCGAGCAACGCCGGGCCGAACTCGACGCCCTGCGGCATCAACTGGCGCAGCCACCGACCGCCAGTGAAGGTGCCGACAGCCGTGTTCGTTCGCTCTGGAGTGCGCCCATGCGCTGGGCCGCAGCCGCCAGCGTTGTGCTGCTGCTGGGCCTGGGCTGGTATTTCCTACGCGACACGGTCAGTACCGCCAACCCGCGCCAGTTAGCCGATGCTTACATTAGCCGCAACTACGACCAGTTGACCACTACCATGAGTGGCGGTACAACCGACAGCCTGACGCAGGGCATTGGCTTGTATAATGAGAAGAAATTTTCGGAAGCTGAAGCCGTCTTCGAGCAATTGCTGACCCAGCAACCCAATAACGACCGGGTGTTGAAATTCGCCGGTATTGTTGCCCTGCGCCAGCAGAAATACGACCAAGCAATTGCCCGTTTTAACCGCCTGAGCCAGCGTACAGACCTCTTCAGCAACCCCGGCACCTTTCTGGAAGCCCTCGCCCGATTGCAGCGCAATCGACCGATGGATAAAGAGCAGGCCAAAAAGTTGCTTAATGAAGTGGTTGTCAAGAACTTGGAGGGCAAAGCAGAAGCGGAGCAACTGCTAAGTACGTATTAA